The following proteins are co-located in the Mesorhizobium australicum WSM2073 genome:
- the gshB gene encoding glutathione synthase, translated as MKLKIAVQMDHVSTVSIAGDTSFALSLEAQRRGHQLFHYTPDRLSMRDGKVFARVEEMTVRDEKGSHYSLGEKVRTDLSEMDVVLLRQDPPFDMNYITTTHILERIHPKTLVVNDPAWVRNSPEKIFVTEFPDLMPDTLITKDPLEVAAFRKEFGDIIVKPLYGNGGAGIFHMLEADRNLASLLEMFGQMFREPYIVQRYLKDVRKGDKRIILIDGEPVGAINRVPAEHDSRSNMHVGGRAEKTELTTREREICARIGPSLKERGFILVGIDVIGDYMTEINVTSPTGVREVKRFGGADIASLFWDAVEGKRT; from the coding sequence ATGAAGTTGAAAATCGCCGTCCAGATGGACCATGTCTCCACCGTGTCGATCGCCGGCGACACCTCGTTCGCCCTGTCGCTGGAGGCGCAGCGGCGCGGTCACCAGCTGTTCCACTACACGCCCGACCGGCTGTCGATGCGCGACGGCAAGGTGTTTGCCCGCGTCGAGGAGATGACGGTGCGCGACGAAAAGGGCAGCCACTATTCGCTGGGCGAAAAGGTGCGCACCGACTTGTCCGAAATGGACGTCGTCCTGCTGCGCCAGGACCCGCCCTTCGACATGAACTACATCACCACGACCCACATCCTCGAGCGCATCCATCCAAAGACGCTGGTCGTCAACGACCCGGCCTGGGTGCGCAACAGCCCGGAAAAGATTTTCGTCACCGAGTTCCCGGACCTGATGCCGGACACGCTGATCACCAAGGATCCGCTCGAAGTCGCCGCCTTCCGCAAGGAATTCGGCGACATCATCGTCAAGCCGCTCTACGGCAATGGCGGCGCCGGCATCTTCCACATGCTGGAAGCCGACCGCAATCTCGCCTCGCTGCTCGAAATGTTCGGCCAGATGTTTCGCGAGCCCTATATCGTGCAGCGTTACCTGAAGGATGTACGCAAGGGGGACAAACGCATCATTCTGATCGACGGCGAGCCGGTCGGCGCCATCAACCGGGTGCCGGCCGAGCACGACTCCCGCTCCAACATGCATGTCGGCGGCCGCGCCGAGAAGACCGAGTTGACGACACGCGAGCGCGAGATCTGTGCCCGCATCGGGCCGTCGCTGAAAGAGCGCGGCTTCATCCTGGTCGGCATCGACGTCATCGGCGACTACATGACCGAGATCAACGTCACCTCGCCGACCGGCGTGCGCGAGGTCAAGCGCTTCGGCGGCGCCGACATCGCCAGCCTGTTCTGGGACGCGGTGGAGGGGAAGCGGACATAA